A portion of the Daphnia magna isolate NIES linkage group LG4, ASM2063170v1.1, whole genome shotgun sequence genome contains these proteins:
- the LOC116921386 gene encoding serine/arginine repetitive matrix protein 2 isoform X3 — protein sequence MMMDTNNASSNNNNSRQVILEGGLPWGFRIQGGSDTGVQLRIARVNPGSKAALQGIREGDVITSMNGQPTEREVTNSQAHALLKEAGPTLRLGLKQGSTLTKRLFKSSSGASVSSAGDVSSDNAPTRNQQTIAGNGGVAAQSTSASHNSSNNGAVQSSTSTTNKPTSLTRSEEDRPEDIVPERPARSPKNKRPGGKCSSSRATANNNNYNNNNNSGTEESEEDNGECSSIRIPAAIKSPTPAPTDDPLEGIHSILSEMEREIRHTGVDPQQETIAARLPEGASVEPRIGGLTIEEFIHFLALLERVKEQHLDTKESDEDPARSSPNALPAERTSPYDNIIKSLGPDHPLYCNVATSPRTSPPSDEERSRSSASSSPCSSDEDAGQFQLPDKPGIPGFSFLERLFLRRYLHVIPEEVASDCGSHSARLSRALSGLSSALSYLEDADDDRFSHESIGDEYRDFASGGSLTPVPPPPTTNDEEVDPLLVPLEAQSKGKASERVPPVAHGHSAPDDRPDENADSNSPPESPIEATVTRHPSEDEFSIVLAVPVMIVDSSDYDEPADSAAEDRNSVTSATASSLAEEDGDRPPGFPQVLEELNVRSNDQKAEEKRAEGDQMDEEENQSEATSLADYCELLDESALPLSVLMMQTSGCCRDGDETGQRADSERNDPTDGYGCSCSLGFSDDDDDAANNVTVISDDNHQEPQKMDEMATLDEVAGSNGTTAVEEKEMSRVERGDDDVVDCGGPILTESISDPAGEVTVAGTSVVTLIDAKIVSVDYEPVQLICSSARLCRVPGTADTLEEFQDDKVASHAENRQLAGDNPAELETDKTIGQVTIEPTDPVAFQTTNVSQTDDSERLERQTTSLADGGNRECVPLGQGVCSSTTEKHGHVVDEMRRLWEMRCNADASAGPSFLPHRDANPEQDLASADDGSDHSTPVPQEEPLAAIESSAVAMDSVRMKSIQEFRMLWSGWPPPPPLPPPPEHYGASETETGYSTDGSEPFRQRRRRAALANSGPTPPPRPTPPRDESLYRSRTDASVCRDRRPEPPLRYQPYPQRFQPLCYYSAPEAEDDDDDERVKARLLADWLVLANRKRSQSPCSGTYRSIQRSNYSTLTSTTTTTRETSARESESEASDYNDRHDCATVRRYRHDRRLQRDDESHGSSSSLLSTPYQASSPKPGVWSPGQQQSPPERDNNHQQRQEQQQQPSSISSGTQPPIWIPSSQQPSPKSERKEFRPVRLEALKKQAAAQQQPQQREGGQKPLGGTKPAAPTSLPPFTTNTSTPASQPSASTSNAPTTYSSYLYPSSWDSQRQQNATPYGNNSANSTPINTPASEHSVLTSTSTNFSALSWDRRTNGGSTYSGGSGSTTPTPSLQPLLLPATSSTPTSHLPKVPNPTVTLLQKAREGQLPKGAAYLETPKLGERSGNRLGQPPPPQQLHRSPYEPVYSIQREYCVPSSAASAAVAPSSGDENSQQPSASQQETRKFVDLTANKFSGVGPVSNEGVPIALRSGIREEEDHHHWYRRMYESLHRTGGPGDYVTVRYKAGRGRGGGYQSEPDQNNRYDYDSDAGRYATLDRRRQRIHNDSESNGGSPSRITNHESESYRYQPGRIEDYEPGIRSSITQQQPTKQSPKISIPSKSFTNFALKESGYESDSQLIFRRRYPNDSAEAGGGQTTPATDPQEQRLWYRDIQRGGEVPLHGLRKQQPDRPQGNSEKKRKRDPWRYIRFKSKSPTPPSTQQRRKHRFLSVPAVLNRLQSCNMFRSGSSKRQSSATSSPNASEERKQKNAGMSTVKTTASVGTSTSSKGKTWRRIKSGSGSSGNGGSKKMSKLSASSPIDGGFVQREESTTPLPEDISALPQAVPHPPTQQDCKQMEPLPPPPIEDMLVDNPPQPPPPPKVVTESPEVKQRSTQQRVPSRPTLPAFPAFPTLSPLQSRPAKKKAASAGSKSEPALNVYLNHRQMVSQSKFRRMQDEQPAVEETPKMTRYQKLARDTKNLVARISGEIPSTEKIRQALKLPAGGATNGNGSNGKTHSDVDVTDPEFICDEQTAAILLAELEGNSEPQKAESGSQAESVAHPPQQQDKEQEKQQQHPKEEEDVGEHYHYVVPLETRMDDGECRSSAGSPEYIKTQRFTQLRSLYRSLERLNELEKLVPTDELNQVASTDGIIDFDLWRRLRQREKAQEEMRNLATWIQAAQREGECYFGTSPPPKWQRGADPGLRIKEQSVRILADKYKTLAEAKRYATQSLPRNFGQCPDGSRAESPVSAGRVSRSSQRRSSLTGKQMAVLKSQLSRVYTPPSRYETVVSPQRAPRKLPESLLNPTLYVRSVSESSRDCTLARLEQRRNRLMESQKALSIAGVGRAVARSQSASSPKPSNISEAERRTLSMRLGAEVKERYMTAAKPAVQQQQSTRAAIQYVQQLSQHMSRKLAASPRVLSPSSPGPYRTHQSRSSSRESSASSQQDYLLVLTPRGRNNADVESAVQEWADSTMVAKTPSPTPAVPQRSSSLNIRASLDEDSHSSNSSVQTVIHRDVQKKVDFFEKVIADSVGDPCDAGVVPFRTTQSVSDLRRSASTLVGRRRTRSVVVPQRSQSLSLHRPGSAASAYGSMTDVRLSQLMDRVKSLSPSPSGRRSSPGSVSGGGSHYLNLVKKGDVEKKCQYFSSPRVDQQNQQAQQQRAAQKQSRPVTPQLSSRSVPDSLPLWSAAEKFNRNKTVIKGQEMGDVSFIKRRYEQEQPRNRFRSQFGSTSTPSLQDGGTSGSFSWSRRLAAAANKRVSFPNFSSPSRAGSRAGSDTGSRSGGKKLDFTRVKPTLLSSARLALRQAQTAADPTAHHHTIGGRMSRPVTRTSSAAGGGSYSDIPSTISSVILASNNHTTTTAGNPTSKTTVASPDMSLKSTSEGSIRSRRSMSSPLPAIPVIAANPSGANVKPTTETTATHFVAKESGSAKPPTSSKATPTAQSPSAQTPEGDYQALASSSSHTGTFDPSMHQPTYRYTPPPPRSGGRPNRINSIYDSYATYPRHRAGMQSPTRPPLPAQWAHLTSPRKPARSSNPAGAAHRFAESEVTIHYRSPIRNLQQSGQQQTDIDEEELRQMQAEHMRRVYEQERRRKYIQELEDIESRRHMDNFTPLMKSPIPLNRYDDFMDDQPVPLGRPGSQNHQQRDRTPEPKIVARGLYNFVAQNARELSFQKGDIIFIRRQIDKNWYEGEHNAMVGIFPVNYVEIIPYDGVRLTNRKASEGKGRVKFNFVAQTPVELSLVKGELVIITRQVDEHWLEGRIGQRRGIFPISYVDIIQSCSTSTSNPNVKTPTTGGNALITNGSLRSTHQYRNQQPQHFSIQPKMSPANATSQHQYRAAPAQYNKPSSLMVDTRSDPVLYRALYTYAPQNDDELELQENDMICVLEKCDDGWYVGTSQRTGLFGTFPGNYVERV from the exons CGCTTCCGGCGGAACGAACCAGTCCGTACGACAACATTATCAAATCGTTGGGACCCGATCATCCGCTTTACTGCAATGTGGCAACGTCGCCAAGGACGAGTCCGCCTTCCGACGAGGAACGGTCCAGATCATCCGCATCTTCGTCTCCGTGCTCGTCGGATGAAGACGCTGGACAATTTCAGCTGCCGGATAAGCCCGGAATTCCCGGATTCTCCTTCCTCGAGCGGCTCTTTCTCCGCCGCTACTTGCACGTCATTCCGGAAGAGGTGGCTAGCGATTGCGGAAGCCACAGCGCTCGTCTCAGCCGAGCCCTCAGTGGACTCTCATCCGCACTGAGTTACTTGGAAGACGCGGATGACGATCGATTTTCACACGAATCCATCGGAGACGAGTATCGCGATTTTGCTTCCGGCGGCTCCTTAACGCCCGTGCCGCCTCCGCCGACCACAAACGACGAAGAAGTCGATCCGCTTCTAGTTCCTTTAGAAGCGCAATCGAAAGGCAAAGCGTCCGAACGTGTTCCGCCTGTCGCTCACGGCCATTCCGCGCCAGACGACCGGCCGGATGAAAATGCCGACTCCAATTCACCGCCGGAATCGCCCATTGAAGCGACTGTTACCCGACATCCGTCAGAGGACGAGTTCTCCATCGTGTTGGCCGTGCCCGTCATGATAGTCGATTCCAGCGACTACGACGAGCCGGCGGATTCGGCCGCCGAAGATCGCAACTCTGTCACCTCCGCAACAGCTTCCAGCCTAGCGGAAGAAGATGGGGATCGTCCGCCGGGTTTCCCGCAAGTGCTGGAAGAGCTGAACGTTCGATCGAACGATCAGAAAGCGGAAGAAAAACGGGCGGAAGGAGATCAAATGGATGAGGAAGAGAATCAAAGCGAAGCGACTTCATTGGCCGATTACTGCGAGCTGCTTGACGAATCGGCGTTGCCACTCAGCGTCCTAATGATGCAAACATCCGGCTGTTGTCGTGACGGCGATGAAACGGGCCAACGAGCGGATTCAGAGCGGAACGACCCGACGGACGGATACGGATGTTCGTGTTCGCTCGGCTTCAGcgacgacgacgatgatgCAGCCAACAACGTGACCGTCATAAGCGATGACAATCATCAAGAGCCGCAGAAAATGGACGAAATGGCAACGCTGGATGAAGTTGCCGGATCGAATGGAACGACGGCcgtagaagaaaaagagatgagCCGAGTAGAACGAGGCGATGATGATGTCGTTGATTGCGGGGGTCCAATTTTGACCGAGTCCATTAGCGATCCGGCTGGAGAAGTAACGGTGGCTGGAACATCGGTAGTGACGTTGATTGACGCTAAAATCGTCAGCGTTGATTACGAACCCGTGCAGTTGATTTGTTCCAGCGCCCGACTTTGTCGCGTTCCTGGAACGGCCGACACTCTGGAAGAGTTCCAGGACGACAAGGTGGCCTCGCACGCTGAAAATAGACAATTAGCGGGCGATAATCCAGCGGAACTCGAGACGGATAAGACGATAGGGCAAGTAACGATTGAGCCAACTGATCCGGTCGCTTTTCAAACGACGAACGTGTCACAAACGGACGATTCCGAACGACTGGAACGCCAAACGACGTCGTTGGCGGATGGCGGGAATCGGGAATGCGTTCCGCTCGGCCAGGGCGTTTGCAGTTCGACGACGGAAAAACACGGCCACGTTGTGGATGAAATGCGCAGGTTGTGGGAGATGCGCTGCAATGCGGATGCATCCGCAGGCCCGTCTTTCCTTCCTCATCGCGATGCCAATCCGGAGCAGGATTTGGCATCCGCCGATGATGGGTCGGATCATTCGACTCCCGTTCCGCAAGAAGAACCGCTAGCCGCAATTGAATCGTCGGCCGTAGCGATGGATTCAGTTCGCATGAAATCCATTCAAGAATTTCGGATGCTTTGGTCCGGATGGCCTCCACCTCCTCCCCTACCGCCTCCTCCGGAACATTACGGCGCATCCGAAACGGAAACGGGCTATTCGACTGACGGATCGGAGCCGTTCCGCCAACGACGTAGGCGGGCAGCTCTTGCCAATTCTGGTCCGACGCCTCCGCCGAGACCAACGCCACCTAGGGACGAAAGTTTGTACCGCTCACGAACCGATGCGTCCGTTTGTCGCGATCGTCGCCCCGAACCGCCGCTAAGGTACCAGCCGTACCCGCAGCGCTTCCAGCCTTTATGCTACTATTCCGCACCGGAAGCGgaagacgacgatgacgaTGAGAGAGTTAAAGCTCGTCTGCTGGCCGATTGGCTGGTCTTAGCCAATAGGAAACGGAGCCAGTCGCCTTGTAGCGGCACCTATCGATCAATCCAGCGTTCCAATTACAGCACGCTGAcgtcgacgacgacgacgacccGTGAAACATCCGCCCGCGAGTCGGAATCGGAAGCTTCGGACTACAACGACCGTCACGATTGCGCTACCGTCCGTCGCTACCGTCACGACCGCAGACTGCAGAGAGATGACGAATCCCATG GATCTTCGTCATCGCTTTTGTCGACGCCCTATCAAGCCAGCAGTCCTAAACCAG GTGTTTGGTCACCGGGCCAGCAGCAAAGCCCTCCGGAAAGGGACAACAACCACCAGCAGCGACAagagcaacagcagcaaccaTCGTCGATTTCTTCCGGCACGCAGCCGCCAATTTGGATCCCGTCCAGCCAACAGCCCAGCCCGAAATCAGAACGGAAAGAGTTTCGGCCAGTCCGTCTTGAAGCGTTGAAGAAACAGGCGGCCGCCCAACAGCAGCCTCAGCAG CGAGAGGGAGGCCAGAAACCACTAGGTGGCACCAAACCGGCAGCGCCGACTAGTTTGCCACCTTTTACCACCAACACATCCACGCCAGCCTCTCAGCCTTCCGCATCCACTTCCAACGCCCCAACCACCTACTCCTCTTACTTGTACCCGTCCAGCTGGGACAGCCAGCGTCAGCAAAATGCCACGCCGTACGGCAACAACAGCGCCAACAGCACGCCCATAAACACACCGGCCAGCGAGCACTCGGTTTTGACCAGCACTTCGACAAACTTTTCCG ctttgTCGTGGGATCGGAGAACAAACGGTGGCTCCACTTACAGCGGCGGTTCGGGTTCTACTACACCTACACCTTCGTTACAGCCTTTGCTGTTGCCAGCAACATCTTCGACGCCAACTAGTCACCTGCCCAAGGTGCCAAACCCTACGGTCACTCTCCTACAGAAAGCCAGAG aAGGACAGTTACCGAAAGGTGCAGCTTATCTGGAGACACCCAAACTAGGCGAACGTTCCGGAAATCGCTTAGGTCAACCACCTCCGCCCCAGCAACTGCACCGTAGCCCATACGAACCAG TGTACAGCATCCAGCGGGAGTATTGCGTGCCGTCTTCTGCGGCGAGCGCCGCTGTTGCGCCGTCAAGCGGCGACGAAAATAGCCAACAGCCGTCGGCATCGCAGCAAGAAACGCGCAAGTTTGTCGATCTGACGGCTAACAAATTCAGTGGTGTCGGACCAGTCTCTAACGAAGGCGTTCCCATCGCTTTGCGCTCG GGTatcagagaagaagaagatcatcaTCATTGGTACCGGCGTATGTACGAGTCCTTGCACAGGACAGGAGGTCCAG GAGATTACGTCACTGTACGCTATAAAGCTGGTCGTGGTCGAGGTGGAGGCTATCAATCGGAGCCGGATCAGAACAATCGCTACGATTACGATTCAGATGCCGGCCGTTACGCGACGTTAGATCGAAGACGTCAACGCATCCACAACGACTCCGAATCTAACGGCGGATCACCTTCGCGAATAAC GAATCACGAATCGGAATCATATCGTTATCAACCCGGCCGCATTGAAGATTACGAACCGGGAATCCGATCCTCAATCACCCAACAGCAGCCAACCAAACAg TCACCTAAGATCAGCATCCCGAGCAAATCCTTTACGAATTT CGCTTTAAAAGAATCCGGCTACGAGAGTGACTCTCAGCTTATCTTCCGGCGGCGCTATCCCAACGATTCAGCCGAAGCGGGTGGTGGGCAGACGACACCGGCTACCGATCCGCAAGAGCAGCGTCTTTGGTACCGTGACATCCAGCGCGGAGGCGAGGTTCCATTGCACGGACTCCGCAAACAGCAGCCCGATCGACCACAAG GCAACAGCGAAAAGAAGCGCAAAAGAGATCCTTGGCGCTACATCCGTTTCAAATCTAAATCTCCGACGCCACCGTCGACGCAACAGCGACGTAAACACAGATTCCTATCCGTTCCGGCTGTTTTGAACCGGTTGCAGAGCTGCAACATGTTCCGCAGCGGAAGCAGCAAAAGGCAGTCTAGCGCCACTAGCAGTCCGAACGCGTCCGAGGAGCGGAAACAAAAGAACGCCGGAATGTCGACGGTTAAAACGACGGCATCCGTCGGTACGTCGACGTCGTCCAAGGGCAAAACCTGGCGCCGCATTAAATCCGGAAGCGGATCAAGTGGAAACGGGGGCAGTAAAAAGATGTCGAAACTCTCGGCGTCCAGCCCCATCGACGGAGGCTTCGTTCAGCGTGAAGAAAGTACAACGCCCTTGCCGGAAGACATTTCCGCCCTTCCGCAGGCTGTTCCACATCCACCGACGCAACAGGATTGCAAGCAAATGGAGCCATTGCCTCCGCCTCCGATTGAAGATATGCTGGTTGATAATCCGCCGCAACCGCCTCCGCCACCGAAGGTAGTGACGGAATCGCCGGAAGTAAAGCAACGGTCAACGCAGCAACGCGTCCCGTCCCGTCCAACGCTTCCGGCATTTCCGGCGTTTCCGACCTTGTCTCCTCTTCAATCGCGACCGGCCAAGAAGAAAGCGGCGTCGGCTGGAAGTAAATCGGAACCGGCCCTGAATGTCTATCTGAACCACCGTCAGATGGTGTCGCAATCGAAATTCCGGCGGATGCAGGATGAACAACCAGCTGTGGAAGAAACACCCAAAATGACCCGATACCAAAAACTGGCCCGTGACACCAAGAATCTCGTGGCCAGGATATCCGGAGAGATTCCTAGCACGGAGAAAATCCGGCAAGCTCTTAAACTTCCGGCTGGAGGGGCAACCAATGGAAATGGCTCCAACGGCAAGACGCACTCGGATGTGGACGTAACCGACCCGGAGTTCATTTGCGACGAGCAGACGGCCGCCATTTTGTTAGCCGAGCTGGAAGGCAACTCGGAGCCGCAGAAAGCTGAAAGCGGAAGCCAAGCGGAATCTGTAGCCCATCCGCCGCAGCAGCAAGACAAAGAACAAGAGAAGCAACAGCAACATccaaaagaagaggaagatgtTGGGGAACATTATCATTACGTTGTTCCGCTCGAAACTAGGATGGATGACGGAGAATGTCGCTCTTCCGCCGGAAGCCCGGAATACATCAAGACTCAGCGTTTCACTCAGCTTCGCTCGTTGTACCGCAGTTTGGAGCGGCTCAACGAGCTGGAAAAGCTGGTGCCGACGGACGAATTGAACCAGGTGGCCAGCACGGATGGCATCATCGATTTCGACTTGTGGCGTCGATTGAGACAGCGCGAAAAGGCCCAGGAAGAAATGCGCAACTTGGCCACGTGGATCCAGGCCGCGCAACGGGAAGGCGAGTGCTACTTTGGCACGTCGCCTCCGCCCAAATGGCAGCGCGGAGCCGATCCGGGACTCCGCATTAAAGAACAGTCGGTCCGCATCTTGGCGGATAAATACAAGACGCTGGCGGAAGCGAAGCGCTATGCTACCCAATCGCTTCCTAGGAATTTCGGGCAATGTCCTGACGGAAGCCGTGCGGAATCGCCCGTTTCGGCCGGTCGAGTTAGCCGCTCCAGCCAGAGACGCAGTAGTTTAACTGGAAAACAAATGGCCGTTTTGAAATCTCAACTTTCCCGCGTTTATACTCCGCCCAGTCGTTACGAGACGGTTGTGTCTCCGCAAAGAGCTCCCCGCAAGCTTCCGGAATCATTACTCAACCCAACGCTGTACGTCCGGAGCGTCTCCGAGTCCAGCCGCGATTGCACTCTTGCCAGACTGGAACAGCGTCGTAATCGGTTGATGGAATCTCAGAAGGCTCTGTCCATCGCCGGAGTCGGAAGGGCCGTCGCCCGTTCTCAATCCGCATCCTCCCCCAAGCCGTCCAACATTAGCGAAGCGGAGCGCCGTACTCTATCGATGCGTCTCGGCGCTGAAGTTAAAGAGCGTTACATGACGGCGGCCAAACCGGCCGTCCAGCAACAGCAATCCACCAGGGCGGCCATCCAGTACGTCCAGCAACTCAGCCAGCACATGTCCCGAAAATTAGCCGCATCGCCGCGGGTGTTGTCTCCCAGTTCGCCGGGACCTTACCGGACGCACCAATCACGCAGTTCGTCTCGCGAAAGCTCGGCCAGCAGCCAACAAGACTATTTGCTAGTGCTGACACCACGCGGACGGAACAATGCCGACGTAGAATCAGCCGTACAGGAATGGGCGGACTCGACCATGGTCGCTAAAACTCCTTCGCCAACTCCCGCAGTTCCGCAGCGCTCGAGTAGTCTGAACATCCGGGCCAGCTTGGATGAGGATTCGCACAGTTCCAACTCGTCCGTCCAGACAGTCATTCATCGCGACGTCCAGAAAAAAGTGGATTTTTTCGAGAAAGTCATTGCCGACTCGGTTGGGGATCCCTGCGACGCGGGCGTCGTTCCATTCCGGACGACTCAAAGCGTCAGCGACCTGCGCAGGTCCGCTTCCACGCTGGTGGGCCGTCGCCGGACTCGCTCTGTTGTTGTTCCGCAGAGGTCGCAGAGTTTATCGCTGCATCGGCCCGGATCAGCGGCTTCTGCTTACGGATCCATGACGGATGTTCGTCTCAGCCAGTTGATGGATCGGGTCAAGAGTTTATCGCCCAGTCCGTCCGGCCGTAGGTCATCTCCCGGAAGCGTTTCGGGAGGCGGATCGCATTATTTGAATTTGGTGAAGAAAGGGGATGTTGAGAAGAAGTGCCAGTACTTCAGTTCGCCGCGAGTGGACCAACAAAATCAGCAAGCGCAACAGCAGAGAGCGGCGCAGAAACAATCGCGGCCGGTGACTCCGCAATTATCCAGCCGATCCGTTCCAGATTCTCTTCCGCTGTGGAGCGCTGCAGAGAAATTTAATCGCAATAAAACGGTTATCAAAGGCCAAGAGATGGGTGATGTTAGTTTTATCAAACGTCGTTACGAGCAAGAGCAGCCCCGGAATCGCTTCCGGAGCCAGTTTGGTTCTACTTCGACTCCATCGCTCCAGGATGGTGGAACAAGCGGAAGTTTCAGCTGGAGTCGCCGcttggctgctgctgctaacAAACGGGTCTCGTTCCCCAATTTCTCTTCTCCGAGTCGAGCTGGAAGTCGAGCCGGAAGTGACACCGGAAGCCGATCCGGTGGCAAGAAATTGGATTTCACTCGGGTCAAGCCGACTTTGCTCTCTTCCGCACGTCTAGCCCTCCGCCAAGCGCAGACGGCCGCTGATCCGACGGCTCATCACCACACCATTGGCGGAAGAATGAGCCGACCGGTCACGCGTACCTCTTCGGCCGCCGGCGGTGGATCTTACTCCGATATTCCGTCCACCATTTCTTCCGTCATTTTGGCCAGCAACAATCACACGACCACCACCGCAGGAAACCCAACAAGCAAAACTACTGTGGCCAGTCCCGACATGAGCCTGAAATCTACTTCGGAAGGATCAATCCGCAGCCGACGTTCCATGTCCAGTCCTCTTCCGGCTATTCCGGTAATCGCTGCAAATCCGTCCGGCGCTAACGTTAAACCGACTACGGAAACAACTGCTACTCATTTTGTTGCTAAAGAATCCGGCAGTGCCAAACCGCCGACATCCAGCAAAGCGACGCCGACAGCCCAATCACCATCCGCACAAACGCCAGAGGGCGATTACCAAGCCTTGGCCTCTTCCTCCTCCCACACTGGCACTTTTGATCCGTCCATGCATCAACCGACTTATCGCTACACTCCGCCGCCTCCGCGTTCGGGAGGTAGACCCAACCGGATCAATTCCATTTACGATTCGTACGCCACCTATCCCCGCCATCGAGCCGGAATGCAGTCTCCAACTCGTCCTCCTCTTCCAGCCCAATGGGCCCACTTAACCAGCCCCCGTAAACCAGCCAGATCGTCGAATCCAGCAG GCGCAGCGCACAGGTTTGCCGAATCGGAGGTGACTATCCATTACCGCAGTCCGATCCGCAATCTGCAGCAAAGCGGCCAACAACAG ACGGACATTGACGAGGAAGAATTGAGGCAAATGCAAGCTGAACATATGAGACGTGTTTATGAACAAGAGCGTCGTCGCAAATACATCCAGGAATTAGAAGATATCGAATCTCGGCGACATATGGATAATTTTAC GCCACTGATGAAATCGCCTATCCCGTTGAACCGTTACGATGACTTTATGGATGACCAACCGGTGCCTCTCGGACGTCCTGGCAGCCAGAACCACCAACAGCGTGACAGAACTCCCGAGCCAAAAATAGTGGCTCGGGGTCTCTACAATTTCGTGGCTCAAAACGCCAG GGAATTATCGTTTCAAAAAGGTGACATCATCTTCATTCGACGACAGATTGACAAGAATTGGTACGAGGGAGAACACAACGCAATGGTCGGAATATTCCCCGTTAATTACGTCGAA ATAATACCCTACGACGGAGTGCGATTGACGAACCGCAAAGCCAGCGAAGGCAAAGGTCGAgtcaaattcaattttgtgGCTCAGACACCGGTAGAGCTATCTCTAGTTAAGGGAGAATTAGTAATCATCACACGACAGGTGGACGAGCACTGGCTAGAAGGCCGCATTGGTCAGCGTCGTGGTATATTTCCCATCAGCTATGTCGATATTATCCAGTCGTGTTCAACATCCACATCAAAtccta ACGTCAAGACACCGACAACGGGTGGCAATGCTCTTATTACCAACGGATCTCTCCGTTCCACTCACCAGTACCGTAACCAGCAACCGCAACACTTTTCTATC CAACCGAAGATGAGTCCGGCGAATGCAACGTCTCAGCATCAATACCGAGCAGCTCCAGCACAGTATAACAAACCCAGCAGTTTGATGGTTGACACACGCTCCGATCCCGTCCT ATACCGAGCGCTTTACACGTATGCACCGCAGAATGATGACGAGCTTGAACTACAAGAAAACGACATGATCTGCGTGCTGGAAAAGTGCGACGATGGCTGGTACGTGGGCACCAGCCAACGGACTGGCCTTTTCGGTACCTTTCCGGGCAATTATGTCGAACGCGTTTGA